In one Arenibacter antarcticus genomic region, the following are encoded:
- a CDS encoding 1-deoxy-D-xylulose-5-phosphate synthase has translation MSKGILQHINTPTDIRTLPVAELSQLAKELREFIIDIVANKEGHLGASLGVVELTIALHYVFNTPYDNLIWDVGHQAYGHKILTGRREIFHTNRQLDGISGFPKREESKYDAFGTGHSSTSISAILGMSMASRLKGETKKQHIAVIGDASIASGMAFEGLNHAGDTDPNILIVLNDNAIGIDPSVGALKKYLTNVKKGTAKDENIFECLNFDYTGPLDGHDLPLLVKELERLKSVAGPKLLHIITTKGKGLKKAEENQVVYHAPGKFDKITGDILPKISENEPPKYQDVFGHTLVELAKLNPRIVGITPAMPTGSSLKYMMDLMPERAFDVGIAEQHAVTMAAGMAAEGMVPFCNIYVTFLQRAYDQLIHDVALQNLPVIFCLDRAGLVGQDGATHHGLYDMAQLRCIPNLIIFAPMNEIELRNIMYTAQLGLKHPIAIRYPRGRGVILDWKQKFAEIPIGSAEELKKGTKIAILSIGHIGNMVLELLSELNNENEVGLYNMRFVKPLDKEMLQNIFQEYSHVITIEDGCSTGGFGSAVLEFANEINCKIPIQIIGVPEVFIEHGTVEELQRIAGIDKTTLWNHINNILNKD, from the coding sequence ATGTCAAAAGGAATTCTACAGCATATTAACACTCCTACCGATATTCGTACACTACCAGTGGCAGAGTTATCCCAACTTGCTAAGGAATTACGCGAATTCATTATCGATATTGTAGCGAACAAAGAAGGACATTTAGGGGCTAGCTTGGGGGTTGTGGAACTAACCATAGCTTTACATTATGTTTTTAACACTCCTTATGATAACCTTATCTGGGACGTTGGGCATCAGGCCTATGGGCATAAGATACTTACTGGACGCAGGGAAATTTTTCACACCAACAGACAACTCGACGGAATTAGTGGATTCCCTAAACGGGAGGAGAGCAAATACGATGCCTTTGGAACTGGGCATAGCTCCACTTCTATCTCCGCCATCTTGGGAATGTCCATGGCATCTCGGTTAAAAGGCGAAACAAAAAAACAGCATATTGCCGTGATCGGGGACGCCTCCATAGCCAGTGGGATGGCTTTTGAGGGCTTGAACCACGCAGGAGACACCGATCCAAATATCCTTATAGTTTTAAATGACAATGCTATTGGTATAGACCCTAGCGTTGGGGCGTTAAAAAAATACCTTACCAATGTTAAGAAAGGAACAGCAAAGGACGAGAATATTTTTGAGTGCTTAAATTTTGATTACACAGGTCCTTTAGATGGCCATGACCTCCCCCTTCTAGTCAAAGAACTGGAAAGACTAAAATCTGTAGCCGGCCCAAAATTACTACATATCATTACTACCAAAGGGAAAGGACTTAAAAAAGCAGAGGAAAATCAAGTGGTGTACCATGCACCTGGAAAATTTGACAAGATTACCGGGGATATATTGCCCAAGATTTCTGAAAATGAACCTCCTAAGTATCAGGATGTATTTGGACATACCCTAGTTGAATTGGCCAAATTAAATCCCAGAATAGTTGGAATAACTCCCGCTATGCCTACTGGAAGCTCGTTGAAATATATGATGGACCTGATGCCAGAAAGGGCATTTGACGTAGGTATTGCAGAACAGCATGCCGTAACCATGGCAGCTGGAATGGCTGCTGAAGGTATGGTTCCCTTTTGCAATATATATGTTACCTTTCTTCAACGCGCCTATGACCAGCTAATCCACGATGTTGCCCTACAGAACCTTCCCGTAATATTCTGTTTGGATCGCGCAGGATTAGTAGGCCAAGATGGTGCCACCCACCACGGTCTATATGATATGGCTCAATTACGGTGTATCCCAAATCTTATTATTTTTGCGCCGATGAACGAAATTGAGCTAAGAAACATAATGTATACGGCACAATTAGGATTAAAACATCCTATTGCCATTAGATACCCTAGGGGAAGAGGGGTTATTTTAGATTGGAAACAGAAATTTGCCGAGATTCCGATAGGTAGCGCAGAAGAATTAAAAAAAGGCACGAAAATTGCAATACTCTCCATCGGTCATATAGGAAATATGGTTTTGGAATTGCTTTCGGAATTAAATAATGAAAATGAGGTAGGACTTTACAATATGAGGTTTGTGAAACCACTTGACAAGGAGATGTTGCAAAACATTTTCCAAGAGTACTCCCATGTCATTACCATTGAAGACGGATGTAGCACCGGTGGCTTTGGCAGTGCCGTATTAGAGTTTGCTAATGAAATAAATTGTAAAATACCTATACAAATAATTGGCGTTCCAGAAGTGTTTATAGAACATGGAACAGTGGAGGAACTTCAACGCATAGCTGGAATAGATAAAACGACCCTTTGGAATCATATTAATAATATACTGAATAAAGATTAA
- a CDS encoding DUF3078 domain-containing protein, giving the protein MRGKIIFIVLLLFWLIPINAQVTPIKKSETDTTKVTPITVDTMRIDTMRVDTIVIRTLQNKIKNLSRGANLTGPVITFNKTKALDEEYRPFRIPSFWEKENKLSVNLNEVAFVNWNAGGNNSISALANIKFLRNYKFRYVQWENLLELRYGLNSQENQKMRKADDAIRFSSTFAYRRDTISNWYYSVRANFNTQFSNGYKYPNRQAPVSRFMSPGYGFIGAGTSYIPEGKKFNLYLSPFTQKVTFVLDQNLADKGAFGVEKAKYDADKNKIKDGENSVMEFGVLITNTWQGDLFENIGVRHRLSLYSDYLKSFGNIDVEWELNFTLKVNKYVSTNFGTHILYDDDIKFDPIKADDGSIISDGTPKIQFKQLFGVGINYNF; this is encoded by the coding sequence ATGCGCGGTAAAATCATCTTCATTGTCCTCTTATTATTTTGGTTAATTCCTATAAACGCTCAGGTAACACCTATCAAAAAATCCGAAACCGACACCACTAAGGTAACTCCCATCACCGTTGATACCATGAGGATAGATACAATGCGGGTAGATACCATTGTGATCAGGACCTTGCAAAACAAAATAAAGAACCTTTCTAGGGGAGCCAATCTGACTGGGCCAGTAATAACCTTTAATAAAACAAAGGCTCTGGACGAAGAATACCGACCCTTTAGAATTCCTTCTTTTTGGGAAAAGGAAAACAAACTTAGCGTAAACTTAAATGAAGTAGCTTTTGTAAACTGGAACGCAGGGGGCAACAATTCTATATCTGCCCTAGCGAATATAAAGTTTCTCCGAAATTATAAATTTCGATATGTCCAATGGGAAAATTTATTGGAACTCCGATATGGCCTCAATTCCCAAGAAAATCAAAAAATGCGAAAAGCGGACGACGCAATTCGCTTTAGTTCCACATTTGCTTATAGACGTGATACCATTAGCAATTGGTACTACAGTGTTAGAGCTAACTTTAACACCCAATTCTCCAATGGATACAAGTACCCCAATAGGCAAGCCCCCGTCTCTAGGTTTATGTCCCCTGGATATGGCTTTATTGGTGCGGGAACTTCGTATATCCCAGAAGGGAAAAAGTTTAACCTCTATTTGTCACCCTTTACCCAAAAGGTAACTTTTGTATTAGATCAAAATCTCGCAGATAAAGGTGCATTTGGAGTGGAAAAAGCAAAGTACGATGCAGATAAGAACAAAATCAAGGATGGAGAGAATTCAGTTATGGAATTTGGAGTATTGATTACCAATACTTGGCAGGGCGATCTTTTTGAGAACATTGGGGTAAGGCATCGTTTAAGCCTGTATTCGGATTATCTAAAAAGCTTTGGAAATATTGATGTGGAATGGGAGCTTAATTTTACGCTGAAAGTCAATAAGTATGTAAGCACCAACTTTGGGACACATATACTCTATGATGATGACATTAAGTTTGACCCAATTAAAGCCGATGATGGATCCATTATAAGTGACGGCACCCCAAAAATACAGTTTAAACAACTCTTTGGGGTAGGTATCAACTATAATTTCTAA
- the dgt gene encoding dGTP triphosphohydrolase yields the protein MEWEQLLSLRRFGDAYKRLRKEQDETRLGFEVDYDRVIFSAAFRSLQDKTQVIPLSKTDFVHTRLTHSLEVSVVGRSLGRIAGKKILEKHPYLSEVHGYKFNDFGAIVAAAALAHDIGNPPFGHSGEKAIGEYFKNGNGQRFKNELSNKEYQDILEFEGNANGYKLLTESRKGVEGGLRLSYATLGAFMKYPKESLPKKPTKHIADKKFGFFQSDVDSFKEVASELGLSTTSHKGDVAYSRHPLTFLVEAADDICYTIIDFEDGINLGLIPEDFALEYLIKLVKDSINTKKYNELAYMEDRLSYLRALAINTLISDAIGTFVDNEEAILKGEFDVSLMEKSKFKAQIEDILSLSVKKIYQSQEVIEKEIAGYKIISDILEVYTTALTRHKEGDGSNYDQLMISTLPEFYRDTTGSTYSILLNACCYVASLSDSAAVHIHNKIMGKQL from the coding sequence ATGGAGTGGGAACAATTACTTTCGTTAAGACGATTTGGGGATGCTTATAAAAGATTGCGAAAGGAACAGGATGAAACCCGTTTGGGTTTTGAGGTGGATTATGATCGGGTTATTTTTTCAGCAGCCTTTAGAAGTCTCCAGGACAAAACACAGGTGATTCCCTTATCTAAGACAGATTTTGTACATACGCGTTTAACACATAGTTTGGAGGTTTCTGTGGTAGGAAGGAGCTTAGGGCGTATTGCTGGGAAGAAAATATTGGAGAAACATCCGTATCTAAGTGAAGTACACGGATATAAGTTTAATGATTTTGGAGCCATTGTGGCGGCGGCGGCATTGGCACATGATATTGGCAATCCGCCATTTGGACATAGCGGAGAAAAGGCCATTGGGGAATATTTTAAAAATGGGAATGGACAACGGTTTAAGAACGAGTTGTCTAATAAGGAATACCAGGACATTCTGGAATTTGAAGGAAATGCCAATGGGTATAAATTATTAACAGAATCTAGGAAGGGCGTTGAGGGTGGCTTACGGCTTAGTTATGCTACTTTGGGGGCGTTTATGAAATACCCTAAAGAATCTCTACCCAAGAAACCCACAAAGCATATTGCGGATAAAAAATTCGGTTTTTTTCAATCTGATGTTGATTCCTTTAAGGAAGTGGCGAGTGAGTTAGGGTTAAGTACTACTTCGCATAAAGGGGATGTTGCCTATAGTAGGCATCCTTTAACCTTTTTGGTAGAGGCTGCCGATGATATTTGTTATACTATAATCGATTTTGAGGATGGTATAAATTTGGGGCTTATTCCAGAAGATTTTGCTTTGGAGTATCTGATAAAATTGGTAAAGGACAGTATCAATACTAAAAAATACAATGAATTGGCCTATATGGAGGACCGATTGAGCTATTTGAGGGCCTTGGCGATAAACACTTTAATTTCCGATGCAATAGGGACCTTTGTAGACAATGAAGAGGCGATCTTAAAAGGGGAGTTTGACGTCTCCCTAATGGAAAAAAGTAAATTTAAAGCTCAGATTGAAGATATCTTATCCTTAAGTGTAAAGAAAATATATCAATCCCAGGAAGTTATAGAAAAAGAAATTGCCGGATATAAAATAATTTCTGACATTTTGGAGGTTTATACCACTGCTTTAACGCGACATAAAGAGGGGGACGGTTCTAATTATGATCAATTAATGATTTCTACCCTACCCGAATTTTATAGAGACACCACGGGATCTACCTATTCCATATTATTAAACGCCTGTTGTTATGTGGCCAGTCTTTCGGACAGTGCCGCGGTACACATACACAACAAGATTATGGGTAAGCAACTATAA
- a CDS encoding porin yields the protein MKRIALLLFILSSTISYSQTEAPEFGKGLLNIVGKDSTWSMKLATRMQFLTSTTWDQNSNNKWVDPHSIALVRRARFKFDGFAYSPKLTYKIELGLSNRDMSGASEYTSNAPRYILDAVVMWNFYQNFELWIGQTKLPGNIDRVISSGNLQQVDRSLLNSRFTLDRETGLQIRHHFFLHNKFLIREKFAISQGEGRNVTNGNIGGAQFTGRLELLPFGEFTNGGEYKGGDLVHEEMPKLMLSATYDHNKDAVKTRSNQGTYMVNDIGFHKTDINTLFFDTMFKYRGFSFMGEYAHRNAKDPIAKNADGSLTGDIVQIGDGINLQSGYLFRKNWEVSGRYTNISLDEDITGNRPENQYTLGLSKYIVGHKLKIQTDLSYLSVNGGTDELMYRLQFDIHF from the coding sequence ATGAAGCGTATAGCGTTATTGCTATTCATTCTCTCATCTACTATTTCCTATTCACAAACTGAGGCCCCAGAGTTTGGAAAAGGTTTATTAAACATTGTAGGAAAGGATAGTACATGGAGTATGAAGCTTGCTACAAGAATGCAGTTTTTAACTTCCACAACATGGGACCAAAACAGTAATAATAAATGGGTAGACCCGCACAGTATAGCTTTGGTCCGAAGGGCTAGATTTAAATTTGATGGATTTGCCTATTCACCAAAGCTAACTTATAAGATAGAACTAGGACTCTCTAACCGGGATATGTCTGGTGCCTCCGAATATACCAGTAATGCTCCAAGGTATATTTTAGATGCTGTTGTCATGTGGAATTTTTATCAAAATTTTGAGTTATGGATTGGTCAGACCAAGCTACCTGGCAATATAGATCGCGTTATCTCTTCCGGAAACCTACAACAAGTAGACCGATCATTATTGAATAGCAGATTTACATTAGATAGAGAAACAGGCCTACAGATACGTCACCATTTTTTTCTTCACAACAAGTTTTTGATCCGTGAAAAATTTGCCATTTCACAAGGAGAAGGTAGAAATGTCACCAACGGAAATATTGGTGGCGCTCAATTCACAGGAAGATTGGAACTGCTCCCTTTTGGTGAATTTACCAATGGGGGCGAATATAAGGGGGGCGACTTAGTCCATGAAGAAATGCCTAAATTAATGCTTTCTGCAACCTATGACCATAACAAAGATGCCGTTAAGACTAGGAGTAATCAGGGCACATATATGGTTAATGACATAGGATTTCATAAAACCGATATAAACACCCTCTTTTTTGATACCATGTTTAAATATAGAGGCTTTTCTTTTATGGGTGAATACGCCCATAGGAATGCTAAGGACCCCATCGCAAAAAATGCTGATGGCAGCCTAACGGGAGACATAGTACAGATCGGTGATGGCATAAATTTACAATCAGGCTATCTTTTTAGGAAAAACTGGGAAGTATCGGGCAGGTACACCAATATTTCCTTGGACGAAGATATTACAGGAAACCGACCCGAAAATCAATACACCCTAGGCCTGTCCAAGTATATAGTAGGCCACAAACTTAAGATTCAAACGGATCTAAGTTATTTATCCGTGAATGGAGGAACCGATGAATTAATGTATAGATTGCAATTTGATATTCATTTTTAA
- a CDS encoding inorganic phosphate transporter, whose product MDNIYFLMIIALVFLAIADLVVGVSNDAVNFLNSAIGSKAISFRTVMIVASLGIAIGAIFSSGMMEVARKGIFNPSEFMFSEIMIIFMAVMITDILLLDFFNTIGLPTSTTVSIVFELLGASVAMAFIKVAADSGDYMEVYNHINTSKATEIIIGILLSVVIAFTIGALVQYVSRLMLTFDFRKKAKWIGALFGGMALTAITYFILIKGLKGASFVSDSLLESIKEYSLAIIIGSLVLWSIISYIISTVLKYDVYKLIIIVGTFALALAFAGNDLVNFIGVPIAAWQSFEAWQASGIPANEFNMGFLAAQVSTPTYLLFGAGMTMVLTLWFSKKARYVTQTEINLSREGESKERFQPNFLSRSIVRAAMLISTGVNALIPNTLREKLDAKFQKPIITLSKDKTFEMPAFDMVRAAVNLMVAGVLISVATSYKLPLSTTYVTFMVAMGSSLADRAWGAESAVYRVAGVLNVIGGWFFTALIAFVSAAVIVYLINLHVPSMVAILLLIAVFLLVHNYISHNKKSKEISAEDSLRNAESSSIQGVIEESANNISNVAKRGNKIYTNTIDGLAKQDLDLLKKNKKQVVKLSAEVDELRDHIFYFIKNLDDASVGASNFYINILGYLQDMAQSLEYLSKISHKHIHNNHKKLKYNQIKELKEIDQKLDQLLSETKHAFESRNFTQIGSILGSKQNLLDMVSQKIERQIARTRTEESSPKNTTLYFTILLETKDFINATMNLLELYYQEHDSTVKPAKVEL is encoded by the coding sequence ATGGATAATATTTACTTTTTAATGATCATTGCCCTAGTCTTTTTGGCAATAGCCGATTTAGTAGTAGGCGTCAGCAACGATGCTGTCAACTTTTTAAATTCTGCTATTGGCTCTAAAGCTATCTCTTTTAGAACCGTTATGATCGTAGCGAGCCTTGGAATTGCCATCGGCGCAATTTTTTCGAGTGGGATGATGGAGGTTGCCCGAAAGGGAATCTTTAACCCCAGCGAGTTTATGTTCAGTGAGATCATGATAATTTTTATGGCGGTAATGATTACTGATATACTATTATTAGATTTCTTTAATACCATTGGCTTACCCACTTCCACTACCGTTTCCATTGTATTTGAACTATTAGGGGCATCAGTAGCAATGGCTTTTATAAAGGTTGCGGCAGATTCTGGCGACTATATGGAGGTGTACAACCATATAAATACCTCTAAGGCGACCGAAATAATTATAGGAATACTGCTTTCGGTGGTCATTGCCTTTACTATAGGGGCACTAGTCCAATATGTTTCCCGCCTTATGCTGACGTTCGATTTTAGGAAAAAAGCGAAGTGGATAGGAGCACTATTTGGCGGAATGGCCCTTACTGCTATCACTTATTTTATTTTGATAAAAGGCTTAAAAGGAGCCTCATTTGTCAGTGATTCCCTTTTAGAATCCATTAAGGAATATTCACTAGCCATCATAATTGGCAGCCTTGTACTCTGGTCCATTATTTCCTATATAATTTCTACCGTTTTAAAATATGATGTTTACAAGCTCATTATTATTGTAGGCACATTTGCACTGGCACTGGCATTTGCTGGTAACGACTTGGTAAACTTTATTGGGGTACCCATTGCCGCTTGGCAATCCTTTGAGGCTTGGCAAGCTTCAGGAATACCGGCTAACGAATTTAATATGGGCTTTCTTGCAGCACAAGTTTCCACTCCAACCTACCTATTGTTCGGAGCGGGTATGACCATGGTGCTTACCCTTTGGTTTTCCAAAAAAGCGCGTTATGTTACCCAAACTGAGATTAATCTTTCACGTGAGGGAGAGTCCAAAGAGCGATTTCAACCCAATTTCTTATCGAGAAGTATCGTTAGGGCCGCTATGTTAATATCTACAGGGGTCAACGCTTTAATCCCGAATACGCTCAGAGAAAAATTAGACGCCAAGTTTCAAAAACCAATCATAACCCTGTCTAAGGACAAAACCTTTGAAATGCCAGCCTTTGACATGGTACGAGCAGCCGTAAACCTGATGGTTGCTGGGGTCTTGATTTCCGTTGCTACCTCTTACAAATTACCTTTGTCTACTACCTATGTTACTTTTATGGTCGCCATGGGTTCTTCCTTGGCAGATAGGGCATGGGGAGCAGAAAGCGCAGTTTACCGTGTGGCTGGAGTGTTAAATGTTATTGGAGGCTGGTTTTTTACAGCATTAATTGCTTTTGTATCCGCTGCGGTTATTGTTTACCTGATTAACCTTCACGTACCTTCCATGGTCGCCATTTTATTATTGATCGCGGTGTTCCTATTAGTTCATAATTATATTTCCCACAATAAAAAATCCAAAGAAATTAGCGCTGAAGATAGTCTGAGGAACGCGGAAAGCAGTTCTATTCAGGGAGTAATAGAGGAAAGTGCCAACAATATATCCAACGTTGCCAAAAGAGGTAATAAGATATATACCAATACCATAGACGGATTGGCAAAACAGGATTTAGACCTACTCAAAAAGAACAAAAAACAGGTGGTAAAACTTTCCGCCGAAGTGGATGAGCTAAGAGACCATATCTTTTACTTCATTAAAAACTTGGATGATGCCAGTGTAGGTGCAAGTAACTTTTACATCAATATTTTGGGATATTTACAGGATATGGCACAATCCCTGGAATACCTTTCCAAGATTAGCCACAAACACATACACAACAATCACAAAAAATTAAAATACAATCAGATAAAAGAACTTAAGGAAATAGACCAAAAGCTAGATCAATTACTGAGCGAAACCAAACACGCGTTTGAATCGCGCAACTTCACCCAAATTGGGTCTATCTTAGGCAGTAAACAAAACTTGCTAGACATGGTGTCCCAAAAAATTGAAAGGCAGATTGCAAGGACGCGTACCGAAGAATCCAGTCCCAAGAATACCACCTTGTACTTTACCATTCTCTTGGAAACTAAAGATTTTATAAACGCCACTATGAATCTTTTGGAATTGTACTACCAAGAGCATGATAGCACGGTAAAGCCCGCTAAGGTAGAGCTTTAG
- the nadD gene encoding nicotinate (nicotinamide) nucleotide adenylyltransferase, with translation MKKKVGLFFGTFNPIHIGHLVIANHMVEFSDLDEVWFVITPQSPFKTKKTLLDDHHRYQLVFEVTEHYPKLKPSNIEFNLPRPNYTVHTLVHINEKYGNTNEFSLIMGEDNLKSFHKWKNYEVILENHDIYVYPRISEGKMENRFEGHGRIHHVPAPIMEISSTFIRTQIKLGKNIRPMLPDAVWKYIDHMNFYR, from the coding sequence ATGAAGAAAAAAGTGGGACTATTTTTTGGAACTTTCAATCCTATACATATTGGTCACTTGGTGATTGCCAACCATATGGTAGAATTTTCGGACTTGGATGAGGTGTGGTTTGTAATTACGCCCCAAAGTCCATTTAAAACCAAAAAAACACTGTTAGACGACCATCATAGGTATCAATTGGTGTTCGAGGTTACCGAACACTATCCCAAATTGAAGCCCAGCAATATAGAATTTAACTTACCAAGGCCCAATTATACAGTGCATACACTGGTTCATATCAATGAAAAATATGGGAATACCAATGAGTTTTCCCTAATAATGGGCGAGGATAATCTAAAGAGTTTCCATAAATGGAAAAACTATGAGGTTATTCTTGAGAATCATGATATTTATGTATACCCCAGAATTTCAGAAGGAAAGATGGAAAATAGGTTTGAAGGCCATGGAAGAATACATCATGTCCCGGCCCCAATTATGGAAATTTCATCAACCTTTATCCGTACCCAAATCAAGTTGGGGAAAAACATACGACCCATGCTCCCCGATGCGGTATGGAAGTATATAGATCATATGAATTTCTATCGCTAG
- the gmk gene encoding guanylate kinase has product MKGGKLIIFSAPSGSGKTTIVKYLLDQPELNLAFSISATSRPRRGKEKNGEHYYFMHLSEFKQHIKADDFLEWEEVYRDNFYGTLKSEVERLWAEGKNVIFDIDVVGGLRIKKKFPEQTLAVFVKPPSVDELKIRLKKRSTESEDKINMRIAKASVELATAPQFDRIIKNYDLDVALKEAHELVAEFLGVEIKD; this is encoded by the coding sequence ATGAAAGGCGGTAAATTAATTATTTTTTCAGCGCCCTCGGGAAGTGGAAAAACTACAATTGTAAAATATCTATTAGACCAGCCAGAGCTTAATTTGGCGTTTTCTATTTCTGCAACATCTAGGCCCAGACGGGGCAAGGAAAAAAATGGGGAGCATTATTATTTTATGCATTTGTCCGAGTTTAAACAGCATATAAAGGCAGACGACTTTCTGGAATGGGAAGAAGTATACCGGGATAATTTTTATGGGACCTTGAAGAGTGAGGTGGAGCGACTCTGGGCAGAAGGGAAAAATGTAATATTTGATATCGATGTCGTAGGTGGCTTGCGGATAAAGAAGAAATTTCCAGAACAGACCCTTGCCGTATTTGTAAAGCCTCCCAGTGTAGATGAGCTGAAAATTAGGTTAAAAAAACGCAGTACGGAATCCGAGGATAAAATTAATATGCGTATCGCCAAGGCGTCTGTAGAGTTAGCAACTGCACCACAATTTGACCGGATTATAAAGAATTATGACCTGGATGTAGCCCTGAAAGAAGCACATGAATTAGTGGCAGAATTTTTAGGAGTAGAAATCAAGGATTAA